TGTGAACCTGAGTAATCTGTACATCAAAATCAGATTAGATTGCGTGGAAATTAATCTATCTCGATTAGTTTAGATTGTGtcaaatttaatgaatttcaaaCCTGTCTAATCATGCTTAAACCTTTTTCTTATTTCCCCATTATTTTTTGTGGCACACACGATTACCCAACCCAAATTTGCTAAAAAAGTTATCAAAATTGATAagacttttataattatttttgaaaccATACAATCACTTATAATCGTTGTAAGTTTTGTTCTCAGTTAATCATATgcttaaaaactattttataacaAATCATTGAATTCGTCAAtaatttatgtgaaattgtGTGTGATTAAACtaacttatttcaataaaataattttataattctttaatgttttttttttgggaaaaaatcCTCTCAAATTAAACTGAAACAAACTTatcatgaactttttttttactaaaaatttatCATGATGAACATAGAAAGACAAATTAATCAATAGTATCATTTTAATACtacctatataaaaaaaaaattaacaacaataCAATTAGATCAAGATTTAATGTTTAAGCCACACAAGCAGCcatctaatataattttaaaaaagttttttttttcttttctcaggCAGTACAACAGTACATTAGCCTCTCCGAATGTCTCTCTTTTCCCGAGCAAAAAATACACTATACTTtttctaacatgtttttttattaaaaatttaaaaaatatttatatctcattccttatttaataaatttctcactcatatatttttttaataagaaaaatgttaacGATATATGGTCAAATATACtcttttgaatatattatttattgggAGCTAAAGCTTATTAAAAATCACGTATTTTTATAAGTTGCATTTCATATTAATGaactttttcaataatatttgtaattttaattaattttaaagattgcattagaaaaaaagtgttttagaAAAACTATTATACCATTTTAATTAATCATGACTTTGGTGTAagatatttaatgattttattgaCTACTAATTTTTGACGAAGGATTTGATTGAGTTTTTcaaccagtttttttttttttttcgattttgagATCTTGATTCAGGATTAAATTTAATTCTACTTAAACTaattatgtaataaaaataaaaaatgagtagttttttttttttgttttaattcttctgtagaaaaaataaaacaagactAAGAATTGTTTTAATACAGTGATAAGAAGTGTCCTCAACTATAAatggaggaaaaagaaaaaagaaaatataaataatataacggTGTCTTAACGGCGTGACTTGGCGCAGGTTGTATTGTAGAGTTTGTAGTAGAAGTTGGCATTTGTGTGAGCTCACTCTCTATTCTAAGTTTCCGCAGCCACCACTCAGAGCCAGCGAGTGATGATCGCTTCGCCGCAGTAATCGCCGGAAACGAATTCGCCGTTTCCCTGCCGAGATCTCTCAATCTCCGACGACTCAGATACCTCTATTAATTTTCCTCCGGTTAGGTTGTTAGGGTATAAATAGTACGTAGTTTTTCCTTATTTATGGCTTCGGAGAATGTGAAGACCGGGGATTCCGCCGTCACCACCATCGTCAATCTCGCCGAGGAGGCCAAGCTCGCCAGAGAAGGCGTCGTCAAAGCTCCCAGCTACGCCCTCGCCAGCATCTGCAAGTCGCTCGTCGCCGGTGGCGTCGCCGGAGGAGTGTCAGTTCTGTTTCTCATttcctatttatatattttctaataaaacaattatttatgaATATGTAATTGGTTGATTGGAAGTGTTTGCGGTTTGGATCGCCAGGGAACAGTGGAGATTGAAGCTTTTGGCTTTTTAATTTCAGAGTGGTTAATGAATTTGATCAATTTATTAATCTGGCTTTTGTGTTTGGTGAAGTGGTTTGAGTATTGGATCTGTTGAATATAAACGATGCTGTTGATTTTGGAAGTCAATGGGTGTGGTTTtgttttaattggattggatcaCTTGTGATTTGTGAAGAACCACTCAGTGTTGGGGTTTTGGAATAAGGTTGTGCTTGTATGTGTGGTTTATAATGAAATTCACTGGAAAATCTTCATTCACTTATTGCCTTGCTAAGGTTGTGTTAACATGTGCTAACTTTGAATTTCATTTCAGTGAGCTGAGATTTAGTTACAATTATAACGACCCATAATCCAATTTTCTTGGAAACTATTTCTTGACAATAATTCTGGGATCTGTTTTGGTGTATGTTATGTTTAGTTTTAACCACACCAAACTTTTTGTGTCTGTGCAGGTCACGTACTGCAGTTGCTCCTCTGGAACGATTGAAAATTTTGCTGCAGGTTAGTTTATTTAGTGATTTAGATCTACATGAATTTGTTGAATTTAGAGGTAGGGTGGAATTTAAAGGAAGATAGAACAAATATTTTGGATAGAATTTAGAGAACGAGAATGCTTTATTATTCAAGAGAAAATGTAGTCAATAGGTTCTAcataccatatatatatatatatatatatatatatgtatgtatgtatatagaTTCTTGATAGACTAGTGGAGACTATTCCCTAGGATAATAATTACCGATGTAACTTCCTAGACACTAATGCCTATGAATATTAAAAGCATTGAAACACGAGATACACAAACATACTATTTAATTTCATTACTTTTAACAAATTATCCTTGCTTGTATATACTGGGATCAAAGTATACTGTATCGAAGCTTGCTTGTTTGTATATATCTTAATTTCTACATATGACATGTCTGTGGTCTTGCCATATGCAGGTCCAGAATCCTCATAACATTAAATACAATGGAACAGTACAAGGCCTAAAATATATATGGAGGACTGAAGGATTTCGTGGACTTTTCAAAGGGAATGGTACTAATTGTGCTAGAATTGTCCCTAATTCTGCTGTTAAGTTCTTCAGTTATGAGCAAGCTTCTAAGTAAGTTTTTCTTTAGATACAAAACAATGTGAGGACTGCCTTATTGTTTAgtatctttttgtttgttttcattcGGGGGACTATTATACCAAATGCCAATCATCTTATGCAATCCTCTcttaatattttccttttcctaCATGGTTTTATTTAAATAGGGTTACTCCAGCAGCtaacattttttcttaatatttcaGTGTATCCCACTTCATATCTTTTAAACTCTGTCTcctgcttctttttttcttcctaatcATTCCTTCCTATTATGACAGAGGTATACTGCATCTGTATCAGCAGCAAACTGGAAATGGTATGTTcatgttttccatttttttcttgaaataatTTGCATTTAgtcaagatattttttttagtagagcAAGCAAGGGCAAGTACAGatttgattgatgattgatgaGTTGGACAGGGAAGCTCTGCTTTCTGGAAAATTCTTCATTttgggttattattatttttgtacttATATCCACTTATGGCAACACTGGCTGAAACaaacttcattttctctttgaaTTGACAAAAACTTTGTTGATATTAAAACCCTTCTGGCTGTCTGTCTAATTATGTTCTCTTGTGCTTTCTGCAGAGGATGCTCAGCTGACTCCTCTTTTACGTCTTGGAGCTGGAGCATGTGCTGGAATAATTGCTATGTCTGCAACTTATCCAATGGATATGGTTCGAGGCAGGATTACTGTGCAGGtgccttttttttcatttttatttttatttttaccgaGTGCTTGCTTTTCTTGTTGTGAGCTAGAATGGTAGCTGAAAATACATCTTCTAATAATCGTAAAAttaaatggagaaaaaaaaaacttcagtgTATCCATGTTTTTGTGGTCTTCATTGTTGGCAGAAACTCTGAAAGTTCATTGCCTTTTATTTGCAGACTGAGGCATCCCCATATCAGTACAGAGGAATGTTCCATGCTTTGTCTACTGTGCTTAGGGAAGAAGGTCCTCGTGCTTTATATAAGGGCTGGCTTCCTTCAGTTATTGGAGTTGTGAGTAACATTTTCATAATATATCTTCTCTTTATAAAGATGATGATTATGTTTATGATCCTGAAGATGGATTTATAACAAATGCTAACATCTTTAATTACAATCTTCGTGGGAATTGGGAATTGAACTTCTTCTTAGATTGCTTGGTATAGTTATATGCATCTATCTTGTATTCCCTCCTTTACCTTTTCTTTGTGAGCAGTCAGTTAGCACACGCTTGAACctgtttactttttttaaaaaaaagatttttaactGTTGAACTCTTAATAAATGGCTTGAGTGGGTTGATCCTTTTTTACAATttacttagttttttttaaaactgtttGACATGAACTTCTAACAATATTTGGCCCTTTGCTTTATCAATCCTTTTTGGCATTTCTTATAGGTGCAGGATATTAGGAAGGGTATGCATCTGGGTTTTCTGTTAGGTCATAACTGTTTGTAGTAGGTTAGATACAGCTATTCATTTAGTCGTGCATTACTGTTAGATAGAAGATAGATAGGAGAAACATTAAATTTAGTTTCAAACAGAACTTGAGTCAAACTATATCAGTCAGGTTACTCCTAATATTCATGCAATTAAATTTATAGGGATCTAAAAGTTTACTGTTCTGCAACTTTCTCTGCATGCTTTATGCTTCAGAAATCAGAACTATAAGGGACTATTGGACCGAGTCATATTGTAATTTTGCATAGAATCAAGCCCTCTTCTTGGGTGCTTCTGTCAGAATTAATACTCTCTTGCTCTCTTTTCCGCAGATTCCTTATGTAGGTCTCAACTTTGCTGTCTATGAGTCTCTAaaagattatttaattaaatccaACCCATTTGGTCTAGTTGAAAATTCTGAGTTGAGTGTGACAACACGCCTGGCTTGTGGTGCTGCTGCTGGAACTGTTGGACAAACTGTTGCTTACCCTCTTGACGTTATCCGTCGAAGAATGCAGATGGTCGGTTGGAACCATGCTGCTTCTGTTCTAACTGGCGATGGAAGAGGCAAAGTTCCACTGGAATACACTGGAATGGTCGATGCATTCAGAAAAACTGTTCAGCATGAGGGATTTGGTGCATTATACAAGGGTCTGGTGCCCAACTCTGTAAAGGTTAGTCTTCATCTGATGCTCATGATCTATTCTATCTAAATTGTATTATAGATTTTTTCTTGTCTGAACAAGAAGGTTTGCATTTCCTACCATCATTTTAGAATCTAGATTCTAGAGTAAGATCACTGTTCTAAGGTCACtagaaaggaagaaaatttgCATGACAGTTTCACATGACATGGATGACTCCTATGTGGGATTCCCTCAATCATTCTCTGCTGACATAAACCTCTGATATAATAAGCTTGCCTTATTAACCAAAAGCCAAGATTGCAACACTAATTGCTTTGGTTGAGCCACACATTGagttattgattttattaactAGTTGATGGTTACAGATTAAGATAACAGCAGACATGCACACTAGCTAAACTCAGGATTGTTTACAAATTTTTTACTGTATGCATGGTCTCAAAAATTTGGATTGCTGTTGAATTTCTTTACTTGTGTTCAAGAACCATGCAAAGAGATCTTTGAGTAGATAATTCCATTTGTTTGATGAAACTACCTAATGGTCCTTTCAAGCTTGGTGTTTAAAGTTTTCTCATATCCCTTGCACTGTAGTCTTTGCAATGTTAAAGAACttgtatattttgttaaataaatttacCTGAACTTATTGCTTAATGGCCTTGTTTTTGTTTATAGCATTCTTTAACTCATTTGATGTTTCACAGGTGGTCCCATCAATAGCAATTGCATTCGTAACATATGAGGTGGTGAAGGACATTTTAGGAGTTGAGATCAGAATATCGGACTAAAGTTTGATAACCTCAGATATCTGTTCACCTGGTGtggtttttctttgttttcttttttgtaggCAAGGGGATGCAGAGATGGTAACTTAcagatattttcttgtttttcatcTCTCCAAGGATGAGTTTAGAAACTCTTAGAGATAGTGTCCATAAATTTATTCCCTTGTTCTATTTGTTTTCCTTGTTCTATTTGTCCATAATAAGTGTTGTGGAAAAACAATGCAAGGACATATCTTCCTAGCTTTCTGCACTAGTTGAGAAATCATTTTTCTTAGTGGAATTTGCATTTAACTGAAATTTGCTCGCCTCTACCCCCTTCCTATCCATGGATTATTATATGGTTTTGAATGATTAACGTTTGCTGCTGTGACAATGTTTTTTACTCTTCTTTTGGGAGTCAATTAGAAATAGCAGGGTTGGACGAACACTCTATTTCTGTTTTGCTAGCCCATTGAAATGTAGCGAACACCTTTTCTGTCCATTTATGCTCAACTGAATTTTGTTTCCCAAACTATTCAGCATTCCAAGTCAAAGCTAGAACCATCAAGTTGAAACTATTTAGCCATATATTATAATACTTTATTTAGGGTTACAAACACTATAATTAGTAACTAGGTAATAGGGACAAGTAGTCaatttctctctttcatttctAGTCTAATACTTGTGCATTGTTTGGTTACTTTGGTATTTTAATTGCGTGATGAATAACAACTGAAATGCACGATGGCAGATGACACCGTGGGCACAGGAGTTAACTTTTTGGTGCTGGCGTTGTCCCCATCCTCTTCACTCTGATGAACCACAGCTTCTGATGCTATTGGGATAACTTGATGTAGACCAActtttcaaaacaaattttgtaGGAACATCCTTTTTCCTCTTTATGTTGATTTGTAATCCTCCGTGGTAGAAAGATATTACATTTTTCTTCCGTGGCTGATCATAATGGATGAGTACGCAACGCTTAATTAGATGTCAATAACTGAGTGCTACAACaatctttaagagaatttaCTTCCCCCTGTTgcgtttacaaaaaaaaataaaagtagcaGCAGGATTTCATGTGCCAAATTTTAATCCCCTTTAAACTTAAAGAAATTatcataaatacatttttcttcaatattttgttttcctGAAGCCCTACCCAAAATGCGGTCTCAAGGTCTTTGGATATAAAATGTTAAGCTTTACCTTTAGTCTCTTGATGATGTCTCTTTATTTCTATTCTTCTGCCATATTCTCTTTCTCTACTAAAAAAACCCATCATGGatcacaaattaattaatgtgagcTTCCATATGTGCATGCTCATAAGTTAGTAAAAGTAGCTATGGGAGAGGATTCCCAGCTAATGACACGGGCTTAATTAGAACCTGCAAACATTGATACAATTTGTCTCAATTCCATGTTTCTTTGTTTGAATAATCCTTCTCCAAATGTGAAGTTATTCGTTGATCCTTGGTTCTTTGTTTGGTTCGtaacattgaaaaaataatatattaaaaagttatatcaaACTTAAGTCAAGTTTTGAGTGAAATCAAGTCTTATTGAGTCAGTTAAGCAAGGTCCAATTTGACTGAACTCATTTCTAAtcctaatttaataaatattcatgATAATAACCTATCACTGGTACAAGAAATAAATATAGTTATCTTTGAGATGGTAATttcagaaatatttttaaaaagacaaatatATGTTTCCTATAAGGCTAAAGATAAGTTAGGTTGAGTCGagaattcaataaaaatttacttGTGTTTAACTTACTTaactttaatatgattttttctaGTTTGAACTTAACTCGATTTAAGTGTGCAAATAACTCGATTCAactcattaatttgattaaatttaaaattatattttacatttatttatttcataaaaattgaaattaattaaaagaaaatcaattgtatgaatttataatataaaatcggTTTAGTTCAACCCGTTTcattgattcaattttaaattataattattattttttatttcatacaaaaaataaaaataatattaaactaattaaaaagtcaattatacaaatatagcatgtaaagtatattattatatatacatcCTATAAATATTCGAGTTATTTCATAAACCAATTAAACTatacataatttaaattcaacttatttatcaataaactaagtttttaattcaatttcaaaccaAATTTAGGAAATCAGTCATTAAATAGAATCTCTAATTATGTTCAAACTGGTTTggtttattgtaaattttaagtATAATGATGAAGTACAAACGAACAAAGAATTGTTTTACTATAAATCATgatttaaatgaaatatttttatggataaatagTGATTTTTGCTTTTGAATGTGTAGAGTGCGGACAAATTCAttcttgaaagataaaaattcaatttttagtccTCAAAAGTGAAAAAGATGTAACAAATTCACTCGTCCGTTAATCTCTGCTCGTTATCGTTAATGAAAGAGTCTATGTGACACACAGGGACAAAAATGTCACAATAATGATTGTCAACATAACTATTAGATAGATTAAACCAAAATGTCAGTAAGTTACAATTAGACcaaatgttagtaatttttcATTGGACTAAAATGTGAGTAATTTTTTTGAACCAAAATGTCATTACGTCTTCATTAGACTAAAATGTTAGTAAGTTACCATTGgaccaaaatataattaattttccattggacaaaaatatcaatatttttttggatcaAGATGTCAGTGTGTTTCCATTGGATTAATTTGTCATACCCCAAATTTCGTtttatttaaggataaaatattatttaatcttcatcttcctctcttttttttatcattgtcagcataacattacaataaacacttaaaaatattaaaacaaacataagttagaaaaaacataataataagcataatattgatCACTAAACATAATATGTCTATTGTTATGAAATTTCTAATGTGAAAGTACTTTAGCCAAAATATgagattcaaataaaaatacacaaccATTAAgttaattcttacaaaaaatgAAACTCGACTTAATTTTGTCACTACCTAATATTGTCAcaatagaaaattttcaaaattaacattttaccaatgtacaaaaataatcattataacAACGTACTAATCATTACAAAATTTTCCAAATTATAATTAGTCAGAATTTACTATAAGTAAAAGATAAACATATCTCATATTTCacttcttcaaatcttggtagcGGGGCAGCCCTAGTGTGGATATGAAACTCATGTAATTCGGTTGGTTCATCCTATGAGATGATACATCTAGgaatataattcaaatttgtGTTGAAGGCCTAATTCTAAACACAATTGACAATGGTGGAGGTATGAAGTTTGTTTCCTACAACAATTATAAATAGTGACTAGTTatgaataacacaatttaaCAATAACTGATCACTTATATGTAAAAGTCACTCACAACATTAGGAGTTGGAACACTTTGACTAGTAGTTGGAGTTGAAGCACTTTCAGTTTTCAAAATTAACTGCATATTGTTTAACTTGTGGAGAAAATTGAGAGCAGTTAATCTCATCCTACAAATatgtaacatctaacataaaataacttgtaagcatcaataaaaataattaatcaaattttaaaaaatgttactagTTGTTGTGGTTGCATTTGAGTTACAATGTTTGTTAAAgtaattatgcttattaatcaatattatgttatttgtt
This region of Glycine max cultivar Williams 82 chromosome 7, Glycine_max_v4.0, whole genome shotgun sequence genomic DNA includes:
- the LOC100814032 gene encoding mitochondrial adenine nucleotide transporter ADNT1 translates to MASENVKTGDSAVTTIVNLAEEAKLAREGVVKAPSYALASICKSLVAGGVAGGVSRTAVAPLERLKILLQVQNPHNIKYNGTVQGLKYIWRTEGFRGLFKGNGTNCARIVPNSAVKFFSYEQASKGILHLYQQQTGNEDAQLTPLLRLGAGACAGIIAMSATYPMDMVRGRITVQTEASPYQYRGMFHALSTVLREEGPRALYKGWLPSVIGVIPYVGLNFAVYESLKDYLIKSNPFGLVENSELSVTTRLACGAAAGTVGQTVAYPLDVIRRRMQMVGWNHAASVLTGDGRGKVPLEYTGMVDAFRKTVQHEGFGALYKGLVPNSVKVVPSIAIAFVTYEVVKDILGVEIRISD